The region TAGATGTGGGTTTTTGGGTCTTCACCACATGTAAGCCCAAAGGTTGTAGTCTTTCATTAGTTTGGATATGAAGTTTCACCTTTTATTTCCTAGCTATATCCTCTCACTTATGGTCTTTCATTAGTTTCTTTCATATCCTGATGTTATTGTTGTTTGTGCTTCGGAAGCATAGTTAATCTTTTCTTCAATTTTAGGGAATTCTTATCAAATCATGGACGATTTAAGTTGTGGTTCTCTTGTCAGTAACAAGCTTGAGCAACTGATCATTTTAAGACGCACTGATCTGAGACAGATGAGTCAGGTGAAAAGTCTTGcatctattttattttcttatattaCTTCATTTCTCTCTTAATTTTGTACTcttttctctccctctctttgtttagtttctttaaatccttatttttcaacacaacaacaacaacaacactcaTCTTTTCTGCAACACCAAAACGAATCACTTGAAAGGTGAAACCAACATTTTCATTGCTATTGTTATGACTTTGTATCCCTTTTTTAGCTTTTCAGTTCAATATACGCCTTTCTTTTACAGTCTCCTGCTTGATGGAATTTATTACTGGTTGTTAGTGATTCATCACAAACTCTAtatatttctcttcttttctagtGATTGTAAAATgggtgttttttcttttctagtgATCCAGGATTCGCTGCTCATGAACCACTTGCCAAGGCAAAGAAGAAAAGGCACTGACTAGCATGAACTTTTTGGAGTATTGGTGTAGGGATTCATAAAGGATAAGTCATTTCAAGGTGGCCTTAGGATCCAGATTTATGTCAGGAACCATAGTGTGATTCAGAACCTACTCCAATCATCCGTTGAAGTTTTATTAGGTGTTATCAAAATTTTGTTTCTGTCTAGCCTGAATAGCAGAATCAAAGACTACTAttaaattttcctttgaaagtTGTGATCCATTAGTCTTGGTATACAAAATGTGAGATGTTTTAGAAAGTTGTGATCTCTttagccataactttttttctGTACTGGACATTTTTTCTTCAGCTAAATATTTAATATCTTCCAATGTGCAACAAGGCTCAACTATGTTACTGAACTGTGGTGTTGGTTAAGTCTTATATGGTGAAATCTGATGTTGGGTAAAgcttatattcttgtgttttttATGTTCATCTTCTGCAAGTAATAAACACAAAGAAACACCAGCAGTAGGTTCTCTTGGCATAAGAATTCAGCATCTATGCTTACTTTCTCACTTATTAGTAGAAACTAGAAAGTATGAAATGGTATAATATCTCATGGTAGACTTAACGTGATGGTCATATGCCTACAAGTTAGCACCTTATCTTATTTTACAATGCTATTAACAAATCCTGAAATGGTTATAGAAATTGTAGTTTGGATCCCTACATCTAATACACAATGTACACAACAAATTGATGACCGTGTAGATTTAATTAGAACATCTAATAAAAATACAGAGTTTGCTTGGATTAAGAGACTCTGAGGTACACTTAATATATGCTTTGTGTCACTATATTCTACTATTTCTAAGAgcttatgtaaaaaaaaaagttttaatcTGATTGTCAGCAGTGTACCCACCACAACCTTGGCTGATTGAGCATCACaaatttaattttagatattatgATACTTTTAATATGAATGCTTGATTTCTTTCTTTGTCATGTTTTTCTCAATTCCATGGATTTCGTGATCCTCTtctactatattttttttattaacaagGTTTTATTTTATAGGAAGAAAAACATTCACTAGAACTTTTGCATAGCTTTTATAATAAAGAAAAGGTTATGCACCGAAGTATTTTTATAGTAAGATTTAAGATACTGAAGTTCAAATTATTAAGTGAAGTTAAGACATTATTAATTTCTACAATCTGTGAGTTAACCAATTTCATTTTTACCATCTTAATGaaccaataaaattatttatataggCTAAAAGCACCTTTGGCCCCCGATGTTTGAAGTTAGTGCAAATTCTGTCTCtattctatttttgtcgatatttctacccctcatgttttcaaacagtgcatcgtttACCCCTAtgtcagtcagacgttaaaaaactaacaaaatgaGCTGATGtgactttttctttttatatattttggaCCTGTCACGTGGTAATTataagtgaaattggaaaaaaatggGCAAGAGAGATTCAAACTCTAGACCTGTAAGTAACAAAATATGCATTTAACCaattcagttacatacataattgagatatacatcaagcaaatttaatttatatcattttcttgatcatcatcaacttcatatactcttcttcatctctctaatccactcaggaacctctcatgAGAAAGTCTggctgacggaggggtagacggtgcactatttgaaaacatgaggggtagaaacatcgacaaaaatagagtaggggcagaattttcacaaacttgaaacattagGGGTCAAAAATACTTTTTAGccatttatatataaataaaataaaatattagaattttatttcacttatctaaaatgtgattggtccacataGGACCAtgtgttatttaacccaaattttttcataggtcatttagacaaccgcAGTATATAATTGAAAAGATTACAAATTATtagtatataaattaatttgttcatcataataaattacataattaattatgttaaatcaTAGAATCGCTcgtccgtgcattgcacggaaaCGGGTTACTATCCTAGTTTAAATGAAATGAAAACCAAGACTGAAGAAACgtggaagagaaaaaaaaatcactataCATGAAATGAGTGCACAACCCGGGGTAGTTAGCTAGAAGAAGAACATACCTCAACCTTTACTACAATAATGTCCTAATTTATTTAGCGTCGTCCACGACACGGAAGCTAAATTGGAATGCAACTGATGCAAAGCCGATGCaagcagagaaaaaaaaaactcttacaTAAAGTTGAAGTTGGCTTGACCGACGCTAATAATCGTTGAGTTTTCACTATTAGCGTCATTTCCGACATACGCTAATCATTCAAAATACTGCTCTTAGTAAGGTTATTGACATCACACCATATGGCAGAATTAGACAATGAGGTTTTGAATATTCCCCATGTATCAGGTAAGGAACCAAGAAGCAATAACCCCTAAACTTCATCAAATTTAATTCTCATGGCGGACAACTGATTCAAAATACCATGGAAATATTCAAAAGATCTGCCGGTGTAGTCCCTTCTTGATATTTCAGGGCCATCTACCTGGTTGATAAAAAACCATATTGTTGTTTCGAGTATTCTTCGCATAAAATTGCTCAAGCTAGTTCCACATGGTACGAGCATTGATCTCCCCACTAATGTGGTTCAATACATTGTCATTGGACCCATTGGCGAATGTATCGACACGTCTATCTATGTAAGAGAATTCATGCTCCATCTATTTTATCTGTTGTTGCTGCAACAAAAACAAGTTGATAGAAATTCTTCAAATAAAGCAAGTCTTCCCTTCCTTCTTTCTAAAAGGAATGGTTAGTGTCATTCAAAGTCACCATTTGATTTGGATTGACTTTCATTATTCACCACAAGATAAATCACCTCGAAAGAACCTTAGCTCTAATACCAGTTGTTGGTACCAGAGTGCGCAATGAAAAGTTATGAgcacaaaaagtcaaaactcatATTCACATGTGAGAACTCATACTCATATATATTGAAataagtacaaggggtacttcaacccaatacaaataggaaaagaaggaaaaaataaagCTAAATATAATAGCATTTACAGTGACAATGATCCTTCAACTACAAAAGTTAACCCGCCACCCACCCCCTCCTTGGAAAAAGACTTTAGAAAAatagcctcattaaaaccttactaggaaaaacccccttgggaaaacctagtgaaggaaaaagagtaccattTTTCTAAAATCAAAAGGTAATTTCCAAGGAGGACTACATAGCTACTCTGGTATATTTTTGGTTGATTTTTCAGAGTGTTGATTTCAGCTTCGACTCTTCTTCATTCCCTGAGACAGATAGTGATGTTGAAGAATGACTCAACTCGTGTGCATGACATACAGCATGTTTCTCCTTATAACACGCAGAGCATGCAGAGAACTCAGGGCAACTCTGACATCTCCATCTCTGTTGGAATTCATTGTGTTCACTGCCACAAAAGCTACATATTGAGGAACACTTTAGGTGATAGAGGATCATCATTGAGGAGTGCTTCGCACGGCGGAGCGTGTCAAACTGTAAGTTATTCTTCTGGCAGAAGCTCAGGAAGTTATGCCTGCTCTCAAATAATTGATTATCAAGGATGATATCATTCTCTTTAGTATCTAAAGGGACATCTTCCATGAGGACCTGAAAAAGGCACATAATTCAAAGATGTTATGTTTCTCTGCTAGAAATCACTGAAGATTAGAAAATAGTATGAAGTTAGCTTCAAGTTTAGGTAGTTACCTGACATAGTGTATGTTTCTCGCCACTAGTTGAAGTGTGTGAGTCAGAAGTATGGCATCTGAAACATTGAAATGAAAAAGTTAATGACAACatctcttttcattttttctccTAGTTGTTAATCCTAGGTGCATAACCAAAATATGTGCTTTTCAGGTTATAATACCTTTCACACTCCTGAAATTTCTTGCATTCAGTGCAATACCACCGCTTCCCAGAAACTATCACTTCCTGGCAGTGCATGCATGTATGCTGAAGGTGAACTATGATGAAGTCTTccttgaaaggaaaaatagttTTGCCCAGCTAAAAATTACAGGGTggcaaaaagaaaaggaagaaagatCAGATGACACCCAAAAAACATGAAGGATCATTTTAAAAGACTTAAAAACTAATGGTGTGCATCTTCGTTTCAGGAACTcatgaaaaattataaactgACATTATCCAATTAGCTACATACTTATAAAACTGAGTGAAGAAGTTTCCAATGAGTACTGGAATAGAACTTTTATTTCAATCGTGAATGAGGATTTCTCTGTCCCTCTAGATTTTAACATTTGATGGTTCAAGGACCAAATAATAGCCTAACTTTGGTCCCGGTAAACCGTGACAAACCAAATTATAGTAAAAACTGCATCTATCATAAAAGTTATTCACAATCTCATTtaataaccatttcaaactcATAAGGTAGATCAGTCATATAACATGCTGAACTTGAAGCTTCCTAACCAGATTCAACCATAAAGAGCTACTATaacaaattaaatgaatgaaaagTAGACATACCTTCTGCATCACAAGAATGTCTTTGGCTGTGTCTTTTGAAGGGTTCACATGTCCCATGGCCTTTAAAGCTCTTTTTGTCACAAGTTTCTTCAATGTCATTTCATACTCTCCCCCGCTATCTTTATCAATGTCGCCGGCTAGATCCATAGCACGACTAGACCAGTAGTCTCCATCAAAGAATGGCAAACGGGAAGCTGTCACCTTGGAGTCCCATTTCCCAGTAGGAACAAATAAATGATCATATATGTTACTTAAACCAACAACAATATTTTCTTCAGCAGCCTTTTTTAGCATTGAAAGATACCTGAATAAATTGAACAAACAATATGAATACTCTCTTGTTAGGTGGTAGTGCTAATTTTCAAAGTAAGAATAATAACAAAAAAGAAGCAACATACTATCTATATACAAGcacatgaaaattcaataaacaCACACatatgaagaaagaaagaaagaaagacagACCAGTGTCGTAGTTTATCATTCTTCGGGGTCTTTTGAGTTTCAGGATGGCAATAGAGTATGTAATCATCCCCCTTTGAAGGAGGACAGGCCCATATATAGCATGTTGTGAAACCTCGTTTCTTGCAAAAATCAAGGTATCCAATCTGATaatagaaaaagagaaagaaaaaaacatgaaTAAAATGGATGGATGGAGTTCAATGTGTTAGTTTACTTGACATTGTACATGAACCCTAGGTGAAATATGGTCTAACAAAAACAGCGCGAAAGtaattagaaaaataatttatatgttACCAATATCTCATGGTAAACGAGGGTGCGAAGAGCTTCTCCCCTTATAGTTTCTATTTCAGGCCTAAAATACTTGACAGAATCAAGATATGAAATATAAACACAGAGCTGATTGGGATTGCCACATTCTGAGCCAAACTCCTGGACATACATTGCGAAAAGGCAAACATCTACTCCATCAATCTCCTGAAACAGAAGAATAACCTGAAATGGAAGAAATTGCTGTCACTTCTGAATAACAGTCAAAATGGAGTAAAATATATCAATTCATCAATTAGACTCTGAACTTACTTTTGAGGTATAAGGGAACTCAGAAGGGTAATTCTGCTCCGGAAATATGCCAAGAAACTGCTTCTTCACTTCCAATTGTTTGTCAACAGATAACACTACTTTAACAGAAAGACCGTCTGCGGCTAAAACCTAGTAAATTGGAGTCATAAATGGCAAATTAGAacatataaatttttaaattaatatctAAATTTTGAAGAGAAAAGATATAGGAGAAAGATAAAAAATTCATATACATAAATGCTAGTGCTAAATCATGAGTAATCAAACAATTTAATTGGTAAATTTTCTCTATCTCACCTCATCAAGATTCTTAGTCCCTTCAAATTTTGCCCTGTCTACTCTCTCTTGCATCAGACGCTTAAAAAGTCTTTTCTCTATGTGGTCACCGAGCATGGTTCTTGGCAAGTCCTTAGCACTGAAAATAGCCGTCTTTGGTAAGGATATACGAATtccttcttcaatttccttCAAGCGGCATATAGGACATATATAGTCAGCACTGATGAACAGATCTCTCTTTCCGTTAAAGAGTGCGCATATTTGATGTTGCCATCTTTTGCATTTGTCACATTCAACCcactagaagaaaaaaaaacagttatTAAGAGTGAGTCTATACTCTATAGTTAATGCAACTGAATTTAGTACAGAGAGATTGAAACTTACATCTTCTTCAAGTAATTCATCATTTGTCTTTCTATCAAGAAGTTCCTTCGGAACAGATATTGCGTTGTATGTGATGTGCTCACCTCGAGACTTCTTATAACACACGGTgcaaaagaaattttgtgaatcagattcttctgctttttTATGGTAGTAGTCTGTGTTTAGCTTGATCGGCTTATTGCAACATGAGCAATAAATTGGCACTGGTGCATAATAGAGCTTTTGCTCTGTACATAATTGGCATGTATTAGCATCAATTCCCGCTTCTTCCCCAAGCATACTCTGTTAAAAGAAGCATTAATTTGTTATGCTCAGAAACTTCTAAAGCAGTCTAATAaaatttagaaattaaattattaaatgtatAATAAACCCATCAAGTGTCACCACAGTTGCTCACAGACatcattaaatttaataatgaaAAATGCTGGCAGAAAGGATCCAACTCTTGATTACTTGATCAAAGAGGCTATCATAATATGTCAAGTCCCAACTAACAACTATCTCAAAATCGTAAGTGTCAGGTAGAGGCACAAAAACAGTTTAGGTGATAAACAGTGCACTTGCAGACTTAACATATGTTGAAATTTTAACTCGCTATGAGCCCACTTGGATGCGGATTAAAGAGCAgttattggagcttatttagTATTTCTTCTTGTAGaaaagctccaataagtgctcttgACTCTGTATCTAAACGAGATCTATACAACCTTAGCAATtaaaaggaagagaagaaatcaCCAAAAGACAAAATAAGTTCA is a window of Lotus japonicus ecotype B-129 chromosome 5, LjGifu_v1.2 DNA encoding:
- the LOC130719151 gene encoding histone acetyltransferase HAC12-like, with protein sequence MGKSLRSESSNLMFPQHVSRVNSEVYNLFPGLNSNSILGDIRQCQPQPMHLQQSFEQFIQPNELCGKSTTFQTGSSFLDRDENCDQMSGKKALKRPWLDSCCDSKGMLRPDKILKMMSDFDVSSINDTISDIWTTKTSQPYSLEEALPELQQQRETSIYSMYPDVANFHVERSAYPQHDSIRICGQILEESDVRSHDPRDSSNLMETDNRLNSSMHNLWSDPLAAYIEDIHGKTGFLEQSENPMHDSMPISETVNNVIDETLLQTSKSDTIHYKFLEAGHMSEEPDPNLDSMSIDDTFGKAFKSETAHPKGLENCHISEESDHENHVPANSNNSKDTEIILSSSTRSLSDVPIAADVEDISGRLGLNLGINAENKVSEEKVDAKKETKFSKTTDNIVSLTEFFTSNQIREHITSLRKQPVQSMLGEEAGIDANTCQLCTEQKLYYAPVPIYCSCCNKPIKLNTDYYHKKAEESDSQNFFCTVCYKKSRGEHITYNAISVPKELLDRKTNDELLEEDWVECDKCKRWQHQICALFNGKRDLFISADYICPICRLKEIEEGIRISLPKTAIFSAKDLPRTMLGDHIEKRLFKRLMQERVDRAKFEGTKNLDEVLAADGLSVKVVLSVDKQLEVKKQFLGIFPEQNYPSEFPYTSKVILLFQEIDGVDVCLFAMYVQEFGSECGNPNQLCVYISYLDSVKYFRPEIETIRGEALRTLVYHEILIGYLDFCKKRGFTTCYIWACPPSKGDDYILYCHPETQKTPKNDKLRHWYLSMLKKAAEENIVVGLSNIYDHLFVPTGKWDSKVTASRLPFFDGDYWSSRAMDLAGDIDKDSGGEYEMTLKKLVTKRALKAMGHVNPSKDTAKDILVMQKLGKTIFPFKEDFIIVHLQHTCMHCQEVIVSGKRWYCTECKKFQECERCHTSDSHTSTSGEKHTLCQVLMEDVPLDTKENDIILDNQLFESRHNFLSFCQKNNLQFDTLRRAKHSSMMILYHLKCSSICSFCGSEHNEFQQRWRCQSCPEFSACSACYKEKHAVCHAHELSHSSTSLSVSGNEEESKLKSTL